Genomic DNA from Paenibacillus borealis:
CCTGACAATACGCTTGTAATCTCGCCAGCGCTATTGCGCAGCCGCAATCCTCCGTTGTCATCCAGACCTACTGCGGTGGCTTCGCTGCGGCCTTGCGGCGTATTCACACACACCTGGCGCCCCAGCGTTACCGACATCGATTCCCACAGTTCCCTGATAGGCTGAAAGCCCTGCTCTATGTAAAGAGTGTACAGATATTCGAGCTCTTCCAGCACCGCATCAGCAAGCCTGGTACGGTCGACGGGAATGCCCCCGCCTTCAATCAGCAGCGAAGTACCAATCCCCTGCAGCTCGGCGGGGTAATCGTCATTTGTCAGATTGACAGCAATGCCGATCCCCGCGATGCAGTAATGAAGGCCTCCCTCCCTCAGGGAGGATTCAAGCAGAATACCGCAGATTTTGCGCCCGCCGGCCAGCAGATCATTAGGCCACTTGATACCGGCAGGAACCCCGGTAACCTCACGGATTGCCGTGCAGACAGCAACCCCTGCCAGCAAAGTCAGCTGCGGGGTCAGGGACAGCGGGAGATTCGGACGCAGCACCAGGCTCATCCAGATTCCCTTGCCGCGCGGGGAATGCCATTTGCGGCCCATTCTGCCCCGGCCGCCGGTCTGCTCCTCGGCCATAATTGCGGTGCCCTCAGGAGCCCCATTCTCGGCAAGCTTCTTGGCTTCCTCCTGGGTGGACGCCACCGAATCCATCCGGACGATTTCGCCAGGCCAGCCGGAAACGAAATCCTCCCGCTTCATGAGGCGAAGCGGCAGGGTATCATCACTGTTCATCTCTATCCATCCTTTGTGCTTCCTGCAGCAATAATTGTTTGTCATTTGCAATAGCGCCGGCTGCTGCTGCCAGCAGCAGCTTATGCAGCAGCACGCCAAGCCAAGGCCCGGGCCGCTTCTGCAGCAGCTCTGCCAGCTCATGGCCCGTAACCGCCAGCTCCGCGAGACTGCGGAGCGGCATGGCCGCGGTCCAGGAGCGCAGGAGCTGCGCACGAGGTCCGGCGGGGACATCCTGGCCAGCCGGGACGGCGCCAGTGCTAATTGCTGGCGCCGCGGAAGCCTCCGCCGCCGCCAGCAGCGTCAGCCACCCTTCGGCGGCTGACTGGCCGTGGGCCAGCACGGCGGCGATCCACCGCCGCCGCAGGCCCTCCGTGGCGCCCGGGTCCTCCGGCCGCGCCGAAGACAGAGCCGCGTCCCAGGCTTCGCGGACGCGCAGTACGGCGGCGGCGCTGCTGCGCGCCGCCCCCGGGAACGTCCATGCCCGCAGGAGCTCATCCGCCGCAGCGGCGGACGATCCCAGTGCATGCAGCAGGAGCGCCCACCGCAGGCGGGCGTCCTGCAGGTCTCCGAGACCGGCTGTACGGGCGGCGGCTGCCGCCAGGTCACTGCCGGTCCAGGGGAACGGCGCTTTGCCGCGCGGCAGCAGGCCGCTGCGCAGCAGGAGGCCCAGCCCGCGCTGCGGGTGCGGACCTTCCACGATGCGCTCGACCTCCGCGCGCACCCGCTCCACAGCAATATGCGCCAGCTTGTCCCGCTGGCGCATCAGGCCGCGCCACGTATTCTTGGCGATGGCGAAATCCAGCACGGAGGCGAAGCGCACGCAGCGCAGCATCCGCAGCGCATCCTCGCCGAAGCGTTCCTCCGCCTTGCCCACACAGCGGATCCGGCGGAGCTGAAGATCCCGCTCACCGCCGAAGGGATCAACCAGCACACCATCCATACCGGAGCACATGGCGTTGATCGTGAAATCACGGCGGCGGAGGTCCTCCTTCACATCGCTCACAAAAAAGACGTGCTCCGGACGGCGGTGATCGGCATAGCCGCTCTCCGTCCGGTACGTCGTAACTTCAAAGCTATAACCATCCTGCAGCACAGTGACCGTGCCATGAGCCAGCCCGGTAGGAACACAGCGCGGAAACAGGGCCATAACCTCCTCCGGCAGTGCAGAGGTGGTAAGATCCATATCATGCACAGGTCTGCCAAGCAGTTCATCGCGCAGGCAGCCGCCGACGAAATAAGCCTCATGGCCGCCGTCCAGCAGGCCGGTGATTACGGTGCCGGCGGCTTCCGCCATGCCGGATGATGCCATTGTCCATTCCATGCCGTACTCCTTACCCCCGGATATGATCAAGGCCCAGTACCTTGCGTCCTAGCACACGGTAATATATATCTTCATATTGATTCGTAATCATATCTCTGCTGAAATCATTACAGGCCCGTTCCAGACAGGCTCGTCTGAACCTTTCGGCCAAAGCATCATCCGAGAGCAGCTTAACCGCATATTCAGCCATAGAATCCGTATCCCCCACCGGGGCGAGGAATCCGGTTTTGCCATGCTGGATCAGCTCCGGAATTCCTCCGGTCTGCGATCCGATTGTCGGAACGCCGCAGGCCATCGCTTCCAGCGCAACGAGCCCGAAGCTCTCCTTCTCTGAAGGGAGCAGCAGCAGGTCAGCCAGTGAGATCACCTGGGCGATTTCATCCTGCTTCCCCAGAAACCGGACTTTGTCGTCCAGCCCCATCTCGCTGATCTTGGCCTGGATCTTCGGCAGATCAGGACCTTCGCCCACCAGAAGCAGGCGGGAAGGCAGATGCTTGTTCACCTTCGCGAACACATCCACCACATCACTTACCCGCTTAACCGGACGGAAGTTACTGATATGCATCAGGATCTTCTCATCCGGTGAAGCGAAATCGCCGCGCAGGTCCGTGACATCACGGGGATAATAAACCCGTTTGTCCACGAAATTATAGGTCAGGTCAATCTCACGGGTAATATCAAGCACTTTGCGCGTTTCCTTGATCAGATCCTGAGATACTGCCGTCACTGCATCGCTTTCATTAATGCCGAGACGGATCAGATCCTTAAGCGATTCATCCTGGCCCAGAACCGTAATATCAGTCCCGTGCAGCGTGGTAACAACCTTAATGTCATTACCCAGCATCTGCTTCGCCAGAAAAGCACAGACCGCATGAGGCACCGCATAATGGACATGGAACAAGTCCAGCTTCTGCATTTTGGCCACCTGGGCCATCTTGGTCGCCAGTGCGAGATCATAAGGCGGATAACGGAACACATAATAATCGTTAACCTCTACCTCATGATAGAATATATTTTTTTGAAACGTTCCCAGCCGGAACGGGATGCTGTGTGTAATAAAGTGGACCTCATGGCCTTTCTCGGCCAAAAGCTTGCCCAGTTCAGTCGCCACTACGCCCGAGCCGCCAAGAGACGGATAACAAGTGATGCCTATTTTCAGCCGGTCCATAGCTCCGCCCCTTCATTTGACATAAATCTATTACTACAAGTAATGACATGAATTTATTATAGTTGTTTTTCGGGCTTTTTCAAATCAGGGCCTTATTTACCGGGAGTACCGAACAAGCCCACCGTATGCGGCACCTTGCCCGCGAACCCTTCGGCATAAGGAATGAGCCTCCGCTGCCCGAGCAGCATATCTCTCGAACGTACACGCTCGATATAGCCTTCTGTTAAGGGTGTCTTCACGGCATCCTCCCCAGGGAGTATACCAAATTGCGACCGGTAGCAGGTTAAAGCCTGCTCCTTGAGCGGATATTGTTCTGTTACATCGACAATCAGATCGGTACGGCCCAGATCGTTAATGAAATAGAAATATAATTGCGGCTCAGGAACAGCAGGCAGGTCCGGCATATATTTACGCAGCTTGGCGTTAAATACGGCCTCTTCCACCAGCTTGCTGCAGGCGATATGATCCGGGTGCCTGTCCTCCCAATAAGGAGCGAACACTATGGAAGGCGCATAACGGCGGATTTCCGCAGTCACGGCCGCCAGATGGCTCTCTGTCATATAGAGCCCCCGGTCAGGAAGACCGAGGTTCGTGCGCACCGCAGCCCCCAGCACCTCCGCAGCCTGCTGTGCCTCAAGTTTACGCAGCTCCACCGTTCCGTTCGAAGACATTTCCGCCTGTGTCAGATCACACAACCCCACTTGGAAGCCGGCAGCAGTGTGTTTGGCGATGGTTCCCGCCATGCCGATCTCCGCATCATCGGCATGAGCGCCGAATACCAGAATGTCGAGTTTCATTATTCATCCACACCCGGTTTGTATTTATGTACCAGCTCGCGCCAGCCGAAATCTCCGCGGTCGATCGCCTTGACCAGAATTTCCGCTGTAGCAATATTGGTTGCCACCGGAATCCCGTATACATCACACAGACGGAGCAGTGCCGTGATATCCGGTTCATGCGGCTGGGCCATCAGCGGATCGCGCAGGAAAATAATCAAATCCAGCTCATCTGTTGCCACCATCGAGCCAATTTGCTGATCTCCGCCCAGCGGGCCGGACATATAGCGGTGAATGATGAGTTTGGTTGCTTCCATAATCCGTTGTCCGGTGGTTCCGGTCGAATATAACTGATGCCCTTCAAATACATGCTCATAGGCGGTTACGAAATTGACCATCTCATCTTTCTTGCGGTCATGTGCGATAAAAGCGATTTTTAACATATTGCTCTCCCCTGTCTATTCTATAAAATGCTCAAACCCGTAGACCAAACCGGTATAACCCATCACCTTCTGGATTCCCATCTTGACTCCCGGCATGTAACCGGCGCGCTCGTATGAATCATGGCGGATCTTAAGTGATTGTCCGAACCCGCCGAAGACCACTTCCTCCTGGGCGAATACACCGGGAAGCCGAACGCTGTGAATCCGGAATCCGTTATAGTAACCGCCGCGCGATCCCTCAATAATCTCTTCTTCCTCCGGATGCCCCTGGCGGAGTTCTTGCCGCGCCTCTGAGATCATCTCTGCCGTTTTGATGGCCGTTCCTGAAGGTGCATCCAGCTTCTGGTCTCCATGATACTCGATAATCTCCAGATGCGGGAAATATTTGGCAGCCTGGGCCGCGAATTTCATTAGAAGAATGGCTCCGATGGAGAAGTTCGGCGCAATGAGTCCGCCGATCTCCT
This window encodes:
- a CDS encoding biotin--[acetyl-CoA-carboxylase] ligase is translated as MNSDDTLPLRLMKREDFVSGWPGEIVRMDSVASTQEEAKKLAENGAPEGTAIMAEEQTGGRGRMGRKWHSPRGKGIWMSLVLRPNLPLSLTPQLTLLAGVAVCTAIREVTGVPAGIKWPNDLLAGGRKICGILLESSLREGGLHYCIAGIGIAVNLTNDDYPAELQGIGTSLLIEGGGIPVDRTRLADAVLEELEYLYTLYIEQGFQPIRELWESMSVTLGRQVCVNTPQGRSEATAVGLDDNGGLRLRNSAGEITSVLSGEIEII
- a CDS encoding CCA tRNA nucleotidyltransferase, whose product is MEWTMASSGMAEAAGTVITGLLDGGHEAYFVGGCLRDELLGRPVHDMDLTTSALPEEVMALFPRCVPTGLAHGTVTVLQDGYSFEVTTYRTESGYADHRRPEHVFFVSDVKEDLRRRDFTINAMCSGMDGVLVDPFGGERDLQLRRIRCVGKAEERFGEDALRMLRCVRFASVLDFAIAKNTWRGLMRQRDKLAHIAVERVRAEVERIVEGPHPQRGLGLLLRSGLLPRGKAPFPWTGSDLAAAAARTAGLGDLQDARLRWALLLHALGSSAAAADELLRAWTFPGAARSSAAAVLRVREAWDAALSSARPEDPGATEGLRRRWIAAVLAHGQSAAEGWLTLLAAAEASAAPAISTGAVPAGQDVPAGPRAQLLRSWTAAMPLRSLAELAVTGHELAELLQKRPGPWLGVLLHKLLLAAAAGAIANDKQLLLQEAQRMDRDEQ
- the bshA gene encoding N-acetyl-alpha-D-glucosaminyl L-malate synthase BshA; protein product: MDRLKIGITCYPSLGGSGVVATELGKLLAEKGHEVHFITHSIPFRLGTFQKNIFYHEVEVNDYYVFRYPPYDLALATKMAQVAKMQKLDLFHVHYAVPHAVCAFLAKQMLGNDIKVVTTLHGTDITVLGQDESLKDLIRLGINESDAVTAVSQDLIKETRKVLDITREIDLTYNFVDKRVYYPRDVTDLRGDFASPDEKILMHISNFRPVKRVSDVVDVFAKVNKHLPSRLLLVGEGPDLPKIQAKISEMGLDDKVRFLGKQDEIAQVISLADLLLLPSEKESFGLVALEAMACGVPTIGSQTGGIPELIQHGKTGFLAPVGDTDSMAEYAVKLLSDDALAERFRRACLERACNDFSRDMITNQYEDIYYRVLGRKVLGLDHIRG
- the bshB1 gene encoding bacillithiol biosynthesis deacetylase BshB1, translated to MKLDILVFGAHADDAEIGMAGTIAKHTAAGFQVGLCDLTQAEMSSNGTVELRKLEAQQAAEVLGAAVRTNLGLPDRGLYMTESHLAAVTAEIRRYAPSIVFAPYWEDRHPDHIACSKLVEEAVFNAKLRKYMPDLPAVPEPQLYFYFINDLGRTDLIVDVTEQYPLKEQALTCYRSQFGILPGEDAVKTPLTEGYIERVRSRDMLLGQRRLIPYAEGFAGKVPHTVGLFGTPGK
- the mgsA gene encoding methylglyoxal synthase — its product is MLKIAFIAHDRKKDEMVNFVTAYEHVFEGHQLYSTGTTGQRIMEATKLIIHRYMSGPLGGDQQIGSMVATDELDLIIFLRDPLMAQPHEPDITALLRLCDVYGIPVATNIATAEILVKAIDRGDFGWRELVHKYKPGVDE
- the dapB gene encoding 4-hydroxy-tetrahydrodipicolinate reductase; amino-acid sequence: MSNKIRVIVSGAGGRMGKEVVRLVLQDDELELAAAVDRSAGDSDAGRLVGLEDCGVRVTSDLEAALAGVAADVLVDFTIPQSAYTNTALAIKYGVRPVIGTTGFTPEQIAELDKQCQEQEIGGLIAPNFSIGAILLMKFAAQAAKYFPHLEIIEYHGDQKLDAPSGTAIKTAEMISEARQELRQGHPEEEEIIEGSRGGYYNGFRIHSVRLPGVFAQEEVVFGGFGQSLKIRHDSYERAGYMPGVKMGIQKVMGYTGLVYGFEHFIE